A genomic stretch from Pseudomonas sp. MUP55 includes:
- a CDS encoding TonB-dependent receptor — translation MFRAPCPASHLFVRTTLLATCLAFSVSAQAESFKLQLPAQSLATSLSQVAQQAKIQLLFDEAVLKNVQAQALKGDYSAEVAIRTLLKDGEFTLIKVGSTYVVRAEAARTTQSSTIQLDTLSVIGTGNEVNSSTVNRSTLTQADIDRYQSNNIPSLLQTLPGVSQGGSLKPGGQTINIRGFGDAEDVPMTVDGATKSGFERYQQGTVFIEPELIKSIEVEKGPNSPFTGNGGFGGTVNMTTKDAPDLLKDGRNSGAMLKYGYSSNDHEQVYSSAVYGRTDDGRFDALAYLTQRDGGDMKVAGKLPNENNQYPINPQRLPNSAQDVDGKLFKVNAHFTDEHSVGLSYSRSHSNRWTPFSAASYPTPPTQANIDRYGYEGALKRFLAHRDTVDTTWSGKYQYQPLDNPLVDLTVKYSQSNTEQTDERDATAFFQLATGGRKMDTAYTDKHLDIRNVSLFDTGPLQHALTVGGQVRKHVRETEMWMPGSTYNTPRYNYGHFQPGFMPHGKVDTNSFFIQDAVTLGDLTITPSLRYDHVRNRGEGNDAPYYNNPDPAVGHDYSDRTYTGWSPRLALFWTVTPNVGLFANWSQTWRAPVIDEQYEVQGLGSRTATSVDLDPERITSITLGNITHFDNLIAQDDNLQLRTTLFHNKVEDEIFKATGVGCQNQAVNGGTIASACPPGALPNYRNIGGLTIKGIEIESIYNSTYLFGSVSFAYAKGQHEGAYTNPWGPDVAARDIPPTKWVLVLGTHIPAWDAQVGWMGQFIGATDRLPSDKYSGGPGSGVGDLFYDQYGNKRYNTQGLFAKWAPQQAYLKGTEVNFTVDNLFNNNFRPALSGDRAYTKGRDAKISVTRFF, via the coding sequence ATGTTTCGCGCGCCTTGCCCTGCTTCGCACCTGTTTGTTCGAACAACCCTGCTTGCAACCTGCCTGGCGTTCAGCGTCAGCGCCCAGGCCGAGTCATTCAAGCTGCAACTGCCCGCCCAGTCATTGGCCACCTCCCTGAGCCAAGTGGCGCAGCAAGCGAAAATCCAGCTGCTGTTCGATGAAGCGGTGCTCAAAAATGTGCAGGCGCAGGCGCTCAAGGGCGACTACAGCGCCGAAGTGGCGATTCGTACCTTGCTCAAGGACGGTGAGTTCACCCTGATCAAGGTCGGCAGCACTTATGTGGTACGCGCCGAGGCCGCCAGGACCACGCAAAGCAGCACGATCCAGCTCGATACCTTGAGCGTGATCGGCACCGGCAACGAAGTGAATTCCAGCACCGTCAACCGCTCCACCCTGACCCAGGCCGACATCGACCGCTACCAGTCCAACAACATACCGAGCCTGCTGCAGACCCTGCCCGGCGTCAGCCAGGGCGGCTCGTTGAAACCCGGCGGCCAGACCATCAACATCCGCGGTTTCGGCGATGCCGAAGACGTACCAATGACCGTCGATGGCGCGACCAAGAGCGGCTTTGAGCGCTACCAGCAGGGCACGGTGTTTATCGAGCCGGAGCTGATCAAGAGCATCGAGGTGGAGAAAGGCCCCAACTCGCCTTTCACCGGCAACGGCGGCTTTGGCGGAACGGTGAACATGACCACCAAGGATGCCCCGGACTTGCTCAAGGACGGTCGCAACAGCGGCGCCATGCTCAAGTACGGCTATTCGAGCAACGACCACGAACAGGTGTATAGCAGCGCCGTGTATGGCCGCACCGACGACGGCCGTTTCGACGCGCTGGCCTACCTGACCCAACGCGACGGCGGCGACATGAAGGTGGCCGGCAAATTACCCAACGAGAACAACCAGTACCCGATCAATCCCCAGCGCCTGCCCAACAGCGCTCAGGACGTGGATGGCAAGCTGTTCAAGGTCAATGCGCACTTCACCGATGAACACAGTGTCGGGCTGTCCTACTCGCGTTCCCACAGCAACCGCTGGACGCCGTTTTCCGCCGCCAGCTACCCCACACCGCCGACCCAGGCCAACATCGACCGCTACGGTTACGAAGGCGCGCTCAAGCGCTTCCTGGCGCACCGCGACACCGTCGACACCACCTGGTCGGGCAAGTACCAGTACCAGCCGCTGGACAACCCGCTGGTGGACCTGACCGTCAAGTACTCCCAGTCCAACACCGAACAGACCGACGAGCGTGATGCCACCGCGTTTTTCCAGCTGGCCACCGGCGGGCGCAAGATGGACACCGCTTACACCGACAAGCACCTGGACATACGCAACGTCAGCCTGTTCGACACCGGGCCCTTGCAGCATGCGCTGACGGTGGGCGGGCAGGTTCGCAAGCACGTGCGCGAAACCGAGATGTGGATGCCGGGTAGCACCTACAACACGCCGCGCTACAACTATGGTCACTTTCAGCCGGGCTTCATGCCCCACGGCAAGGTCGACACCAACAGCTTCTTTATCCAGGACGCGGTGACCCTAGGCGACCTGACCATTACCCCATCGCTGCGCTACGACCATGTGCGCAACCGGGGCGAAGGCAATGATGCCCCGTACTACAACAACCCCGACCCAGCCGTTGGCCACGACTACAGCGACCGCACCTACACCGGCTGGTCGCCGCGCCTGGCGCTGTTCTGGACCGTGACGCCCAACGTCGGCCTGTTCGCCAACTGGAGCCAGACCTGGCGTGCCCCCGTGATCGACGAGCAATACGAAGTGCAAGGCCTCGGCAGCCGTACCGCCACCAGTGTCGACCTCGACCCGGAGCGCATCACCTCGATTACCCTGGGCAACATCACCCACTTCGACAACCTCATCGCCCAGGATGACAACCTGCAACTGCGCACCACCTTGTTCCACAACAAGGTCGAAGACGAAATCTTCAAGGCCACCGGCGTGGGCTGCCAGAACCAGGCCGTCAACGGCGGCACCATCGCCTCCGCCTGCCCGCCGGGAGCGCTGCCCAACTACCGCAACATCGGCGGCCTGACCATCAAGGGCATCGAGATCGAGTCGATCTACAACTCCACCTACCTGTTCGGCTCGGTGTCGTTCGCCTATGCCAAAGGCCAGCACGAAGGCGCCTACACCAACCCCTGGGGCCCGGACGTGGCAGCGCGGGATATCCCGCCGACCAAATGGGTACTGGTGCTGGGCACCCACATCCCGGCCTGGGACGCCCAGGTGGGCTGGATGGGCCAATTCATCGGCGCCACCGACCGCCTGCCCAGCGACAAATACTCCGGCGGGCCGGGTTCCGGGGTCGGCGATCTGTTCTACGACCAGTACGGCAACAAGCGCTACAACACTCAGGGGCTGTTCGCCAAATGGGCACCGCAGCAGGCGTACCTGAAAGGCACCGAGGTGAATTTCACCGTGGACAACCTGTTCAACAACAACTTCCGCCCGGCGTTGAGCGGCGACCGTGCCTACACCAAGGGGCGCGATGCGAAGATCAGCGTGACGCGGTTCTTCTGA
- a CDS encoding FecR family protein, translating to MNRLSDIDALDSQASDSIDAQAASWFARNRNDTGRADRKAFAAWQANPAHARAYAEFEQLWADLAQLQQLNKPVALPRRTSAWRPALAVAAALLCALLAPHLGAPRELYHSQVAAHAKGMRTLNLPDGSTLYVNANTRLRVDFTAHQRILHLDKGQLYIEVAADKERPLYVQAGEANVRVVGTGFDVRRSEQQLVVSVAHGQVAFEPDAKHSVTLLEARQRAIYQYAKGTLQQQTLSAEEVADWRSGHLSFRNRELASLIDELSLYRPQAPLQVSKAVAQLKVSGNLDVHDPDALLNALPALLPVKTVTSADGIVRIVSSK from the coding sequence ATGAACCGCCTGAGCGACATCGACGCGCTGGATAGCCAAGCGAGCGACTCCATCGACGCCCAAGCCGCCAGCTGGTTTGCACGCAACCGCAACGACACGGGCCGTGCCGACCGCAAAGCCTTTGCCGCCTGGCAGGCCAATCCGGCCCATGCGCGCGCCTATGCCGAGTTCGAGCAATTGTGGGCTGACCTTGCCCAGTTGCAGCAACTGAACAAACCCGTGGCGCTGCCTCGGCGCACATCCGCGTGGCGCCCTGCCCTGGCGGTAGCGGCCGCCTTGCTCTGCGCGCTGCTTGCCCCCCATCTCGGTGCGCCTCGCGAGCTGTATCACAGCCAGGTTGCCGCGCATGCCAAGGGCATGCGTACCCTGAATCTGCCCGATGGCAGCACCTTGTATGTGAACGCCAACACCCGCCTGCGCGTGGACTTCACCGCGCACCAGCGCATCCTTCACCTGGACAAAGGCCAGTTGTACATCGAAGTGGCCGCCGACAAGGAACGCCCACTTTACGTACAAGCTGGCGAGGCCAACGTACGGGTGGTGGGCACCGGCTTCGATGTGCGCCGCAGCGAACAGCAGTTGGTGGTCAGCGTGGCCCATGGCCAAGTAGCGTTCGAACCGGATGCAAAACATTCGGTGACGCTGCTCGAGGCCAGGCAGCGCGCGATTTATCAGTACGCCAAGGGCACGTTGCAGCAACAAACCCTCAGCGCCGAAGAAGTCGCCGATTGGCGCAGCGGGCACTTGTCGTTTCGCAATCGCGAACTGGCCAGCCTGATCGACGAATTGAGTCTGTACCGCCCCCAGGCGCCGTTGCAGGTGAGCAAGGCCGTGGCGCAACTCAAGGTGTCGGGCAACCTGGATGTGCATGACCCTGACGCCCTGCTCAACGCCCTGCCCGCGCTGCTGCCGGTAAAAACCGTGACCTCGGCCGACGGCATCGTGCGAATCGTATCGAGCAAGTAG
- a CDS encoding RNA polymerase sigma factor — protein MSRPKPDPLSADACRGFYADILYFLRKRTGNASDAADMAQDVFTQWLDYRDRAKVEQPRAFLFQMARNLLRDHWRKQKVRQSVHADSAEAHTEPVTDEQNEPMAAALRSQRLEQLKEVLAELSPRRREALMLHRFEGLSQAQIAARMGISTSMVEKHIAFALLHCKRRLQPEPGTEQPL, from the coding sequence ATGTCTCGTCCCAAGCCCGACCCGTTGTCGGCCGATGCCTGTCGCGGGTTTTATGCAGATATCCTGTATTTCCTGCGCAAACGCACGGGCAACGCCAGTGACGCGGCGGACATGGCCCAGGATGTGTTTACCCAATGGCTGGACTACCGCGACCGGGCCAAGGTCGAGCAGCCTCGGGCGTTTCTGTTTCAGATGGCGCGCAATCTGTTGCGCGATCACTGGCGTAAACAAAAGGTCCGCCAGAGCGTCCATGCCGATTCGGCCGAGGCGCACACCGAACCGGTCACCGACGAGCAAAACGAGCCCATGGCCGCCGCGCTGCGCAGCCAGCGCCTGGAACAGTTGAAAGAAGTCCTCGCCGAACTCTCGCCCCGCCGACGAGAAGCCCTTATGCTGCATCGCTTCGAAGGCTTGAGCCAGGCACAGATCGCCGCGCGCATGGGTATTTCGACGAGCATGGTGGAAAAGCACATCGCTTTTGCCCTGCTGCATTGCAAGCGACGCCTTCAACCTGAACCCGGCACGGAGCAGCCACTATGA
- a CDS encoding dihydrodipicolinate synthase family protein encodes MSKPTLHGIIGYTITPFSADGQRIDLDALGRSIDRLIDSGVHAIAPLGSTGEGAYLSDAEWDEVSAYSLHKVARRVPTIVSVSDLTTAKAVRRARYAEHHGADVVMVLPASYWKLNEAEILAHYAAIGDSIGVPIMLYNNPATSGTDMSVELILRILKEVENVTLVKESTGDIQRMHQLKRESDVPFYNGCNPLALEAFAAGAKGWCTAAPNLIPQLNLDLYQAVLANDLNQARALFYRQLPLLLFILKGGLPATIKAGLRLTGLDVGHPRLPVFPLGEAETEQLKALLR; translated from the coding sequence ATGTCCAAGCCCACCCTTCACGGCATCATCGGCTACACCATCACCCCGTTCAGCGCCGACGGCCAGCGCATTGACCTCGACGCCCTCGGGCGTTCCATCGACCGTTTGATCGACAGCGGCGTTCACGCCATCGCGCCTCTGGGCAGCACCGGCGAAGGGGCTTATCTGAGCGATGCCGAATGGGACGAGGTCAGCGCCTACAGCCTGCACAAGGTTGCCAGACGCGTACCGACCATTGTCAGCGTGTCCGACCTGACCACGGCCAAGGCCGTGCGCCGTGCCCGCTACGCCGAACACCACGGCGCCGATGTGGTGATGGTGCTGCCCGCCTCGTATTGGAAGCTCAACGAAGCGGAAATCCTCGCCCACTACGCGGCGATTGGTGACAGCATCGGCGTGCCGATCATGCTCTACAACAACCCGGCCACCAGCGGTACCGACATGTCGGTAGAGCTGATCCTGCGCATTCTCAAAGAGGTCGAGAACGTGACCCTGGTCAAAGAAAGCACCGGGGACATACAGCGCATGCACCAGTTGAAGCGTGAGAGCGACGTGCCGTTCTACAACGGCTGCAACCCGCTGGCCCTGGAAGCGTTCGCGGCCGGTGCCAAAGGCTGGTGCACCGCAGCACCGAACTTGATCCCTCAACTGAACCTGGACTTGTATCAGGCCGTACTGGCCAACGACTTGAACCAGGCGCGAGCGCTGTTCTATCGACAGTTGCCCTTGCTGCTATTCATCCTCAAGGGTGGGTTGCCGGCGACGATCAAGGCAGGGCTGCGCTTGACCGGGCTGGACGTGGGTCATCCACGCTTGCCGGTGTTCCCGCTGGGCGAAGCCGAGACCGAGCAACTGAAGGCATTGCTGCGATAA
- a CDS encoding aldolase: MAKTLALPKDQLVKQALIQMQNSLADNTWTDRQKLALTCRILFEHGHDSGLAGQITARGPTPGTYYTQQLGLGFDEITASNLLLVNEDLEVLEGHGIPNPANRFHTWVYRGRPDVNCIIHTHPTHIAALSMLEVPLQVSHMDLCPLYEDCAFLQAWPGVPVGNEEGEIITSALGDKRAILLSHHGQLSTGASIEQACVIAQLIERAAKLQLLAMAAGTIKPILPELGREAHAWISKPKRHGAAFNYYARQNLRQHADCLN, from the coding sequence ATGGCCAAGACATTAGCACTTCCCAAAGACCAACTGGTCAAGCAAGCACTGATCCAGATGCAAAACAGCCTGGCAGATAATACGTGGACCGACCGGCAAAAGCTGGCACTCACTTGCCGCATCCTCTTCGAACACGGGCACGACTCCGGCCTGGCCGGGCAGATCACCGCGCGCGGGCCGACGCCGGGCACCTACTACACCCAACAGTTGGGCCTGGGCTTCGATGAGATCACCGCCAGCAACCTGTTGCTGGTCAACGAAGACCTTGAGGTGCTCGAGGGCCACGGCATTCCCAACCCGGCCAATCGTTTCCACACCTGGGTGTACCGTGGGCGGCCGGATGTAAACTGCATCATCCATACGCACCCAACGCACATCGCCGCATTGTCGATGCTGGAAGTGCCGTTGCAGGTGTCGCACATGGACCTCTGCCCGCTGTACGAAGACTGCGCGTTCCTGCAAGCCTGGCCGGGTGTACCGGTGGGCAACGAAGAGGGCGAAATCATCACCAGCGCCTTGGGCGACAAACGCGCGATCCTGCTCTCGCACCACGGCCAATTGTCCACCGGGGCGAGCATCGAGCAAGCCTGCGTGATCGCGCAGTTGATCGAGCGCGCCGCCAAGCTGCAACTGCTGGCAATGGCGGCCGGCACGATCAAACCGATCCTGCCGGAGTTGGGGCGCGAAGCCCACGCCTGGATTTCCAAGCCCAAGCGCCACGGCGCCGCCTTCAATTACTACGCCCGGCAGAACCTGCGCCAACACGCCGATTGCCTGAACTGA
- a CDS encoding helix-turn-helix domain-containing protein has protein sequence MSIRLKLLRKKLGVTLEALAEKSGMTKSYLSKVERGLNTPSIAAALKLAKALNVNVEELFSEERVSLDSYSLVRSDERPDTSPGYAVLAHQVSERSLLPFIIYPPKEFTDKTFKEHLGEEFLFVHEGRVEVDFMTERVILERGDALHFNAQKPHRIRSVGEAQAQLLVVVHSAEE, from the coding sequence ATGTCTATCCGCTTGAAATTATTGAGAAAAAAACTTGGCGTGACGCTGGAAGCCCTGGCGGAAAAATCCGGGATGACTAAGAGTTACCTGTCGAAGGTCGAACGCGGGCTCAATACGCCGTCCATCGCGGCTGCGCTGAAACTGGCCAAGGCGCTGAATGTGAACGTCGAAGAATTGTTCAGCGAAGAACGCGTCAGCCTCGACAGCTACAGCCTGGTGCGCAGCGATGAGCGGCCTGACACCTCGCCCGGTTACGCGGTGCTGGCCCATCAAGTCAGCGAGCGTAGCCTGTTGCCGTTCATCATCTACCCGCCGAAGGAATTTACGGACAAGACTTTCAAAGAGCATCTGGGCGAGGAGTTTTTGTTCGTGCATGAAGGCCGGGTGGAGGTGGACTTCATGACCGAGCGAGTGATTCTGGAGCGTGGCGATGCGTTGCATTTCAACGCGCAGAAACCCCACCGGATTCGCTCGGTGGGGGAGGCGCAGGCGCAGTTGCTGGTGGTGGTGCACAGCGCAGAAGAATGA
- a CDS encoding DUF4917 family protein: protein MKDFQDIDAHLEDWSALHDAIDFNGILIGNGASRAIWEDFAYDSLFENARTVEEKPLSPSELSVFDALQTRSFEQALGALKTTSRVNKALAVSSAAPRNRYYAIKEALINTIHAVHIPWRLVQPSTLATINTELARYATVFTSNYDLLNYWATLHTPGIDDLFRSPDASFDLRDTRSDATRILYLHGGLHLVRNLDGSARKLPSTDSTLLSSFAINNTIKTLDDVPLFVSEGKVQEKLKTIRSSDYLSFCYEQLLSHQGALCIFGHDLGPQDKHLVDAIRQASITTLAISVSGRSDGFIRQQKRRYSELFDGSGMDLKFFAARTHALGDPALSVPVER, encoded by the coding sequence ATGAAGGATTTCCAGGATATTGACGCCCACCTTGAAGACTGGAGCGCACTGCACGACGCGATCGACTTCAATGGGATTCTGATCGGCAATGGCGCAAGCCGTGCGATCTGGGAAGACTTTGCCTACGACTCGCTGTTTGAAAACGCTCGCACGGTGGAAGAAAAGCCCCTGAGCCCATCCGAGCTCAGCGTGTTCGATGCCCTGCAAACCCGCAGTTTCGAGCAGGCCCTGGGCGCACTGAAAACCACCAGCCGCGTCAACAAAGCCCTGGCGGTCAGCTCGGCGGCGCCGCGCAATCGCTATTACGCGATCAAGGAAGCGCTGATCAATACGATCCACGCCGTGCATATCCCCTGGCGCCTGGTGCAGCCCTCGACCCTGGCGACGATCAACACTGAACTGGCCCGCTACGCCACGGTGTTCACCAGCAACTACGACCTGCTCAACTACTGGGCGACCTTGCACACGCCCGGTATCGACGACCTGTTCCGCAGCCCCGACGCAAGCTTCGACCTGCGCGATACCCGCAGCGACGCCACGCGTATTCTGTACCTGCACGGCGGCCTGCACCTGGTGCGCAACCTCGACGGCAGCGCGCGCAAACTGCCGTCCACCGACAGTACGCTGCTCAGCAGCTTCGCGATCAACAACACGATCAAGACCCTGGACGATGTGCCGCTGTTCGTCAGTGAAGGCAAGGTGCAGGAAAAGCTCAAGACCATCCGCAGCTCGGATTACCTGTCGTTCTGCTATGAGCAGCTGCTCAGCCACCAGGGCGCCCTGTGCATCTTCGGCCATGACCTGGGGCCGCAGGACAAGCACCTGGTGGACGCAATCCGCCAGGCCAGCATTACCACCCTGGCGATTTCCGTGTCGGGGCGCAGCGACGGGTTTATTCGTCAGCAAAAGCGCCGGTATAGCGAGTTGTTCGACGGCAGCGGGATGGACCTGAAGTTCTTTGCGGCACGCACTCATGCCCTTGGCGACCCGGCGCTGTCGGTACCGGTCGAGCGCTGA
- the yiaY gene encoding L-threonine dehydrogenase, producing MSSTFFIPAVNIMGIDCLDEAMIAIRNYGFRKALIVTDQGLCKAGVASLIAEKLAMQDIDSVVYDGARPNPTVDNVEKGLALLQQSHCDFVVSLGGGSPHDCAKGIALCATNGGRIGDYEGVDQSSKPQLPLVAINTTAGTASEMTRFCIITDETRHVKMAIVDRNVTPLLSVNDPALMVAMPKGLTAATGMDALTHAIEAYVSTAATPITDACAIKAIELISANLRLAVRDGNDLAARENMAYAQFLAGMAFNNASLGFVHAMAHQLGGLYDLPHGVCNAVLLPHVQSFNASVSAKRLSDVACALGADTRGVTPEQGAQAAIAAIRALSQDVEIPAGLRELGAKLQDIPLLASNALKDACGLTNPRRADQRQIEEIFRSAF from the coding sequence ATGAGCAGCACCTTCTTTATTCCCGCCGTCAACATCATGGGCATCGACTGCCTCGACGAAGCCATGATCGCCATCCGCAACTACGGCTTTCGCAAGGCGCTGATCGTGACGGACCAGGGCCTGTGCAAAGCCGGCGTGGCCAGCCTGATCGCCGAGAAGCTGGCGATGCAGGACATCGATTCGGTGGTCTACGATGGCGCCAGGCCCAACCCCACGGTGGACAACGTCGAGAAGGGCCTGGCGCTGCTGCAACAGAGTCACTGCGATTTCGTCGTGTCCCTGGGCGGCGGCTCGCCCCATGACTGCGCCAAGGGGATCGCCCTGTGCGCCACCAATGGCGGGCGGATCGGCGACTATGAGGGCGTCGACCAGTCCAGCAAGCCGCAACTGCCGCTGGTGGCCATTAACACCACCGCCGGCACGGCCAGCGAGATGACCCGTTTCTGCATCATCACCGACGAAACCCGCCACGTGAAAATGGCCATCGTCGACCGCAACGTCACGCCGCTGCTGTCGGTCAACGATCCGGCCTTGATGGTCGCAATGCCCAAGGGCCTCACCGCCGCCACCGGCATGGATGCCTTGACGCATGCCATCGAAGCCTACGTGTCCACCGCCGCCACACCGATCACCGACGCGTGCGCCATCAAGGCCATCGAACTGATCAGCGCCAACCTACGCCTGGCTGTACGCGACGGCAATGACTTGGCCGCACGGGAAAACATGGCGTATGCGCAGTTTCTCGCGGGCATGGCGTTCAACAACGCGTCGCTGGGCTTTGTGCACGCCATGGCGCATCAACTTGGCGGGCTGTACGACCTTCCCCACGGCGTGTGCAATGCGGTGCTGCTGCCCCACGTGCAGAGTTTCAATGCCAGCGTCAGCGCCAAGCGCTTGAGCGACGTGGCGTGCGCGCTGGGTGCCGACACCAGGGGCGTGACCCCGGAGCAGGGCGCACAGGCCGCGATCGCCGCGATTCGTGCGCTGTCCCAGGACGTGGAAATCCCCGCCGGCCTGCGCGAACTCGGCGCCAAATTGCAGGATATTCCGCTGCTGGCAAGCAATGCACTGAAGGACGCGTGTGGCCTGACCAACCCACGGCGGGCCGATCAGCGTCAGATTGAGGAGATCTTTCGCAGCGCGTTTTGA
- a CDS encoding NAD(P)H-binding protein, producing MRVLLFGATGMVGQGVLRECLLAPDVQEVVAVGRTALTQEHGKLHQVLHSDMLDFQPLENLLQGFDACFFCLGVSSAGMDETRYTHLTYDLTLVAASTLARLNPQMTFIYVSGAGTDSSETGKSMWARVKGKTENALLRLPFKAVYVFRPGVIQPLHGARSKTPLYQAFYNVLGPLLSFVRQIKPSWVVSTETVGRAMLQAVSHGAPRHVVEQAEINRLAAERR from the coding sequence ATGAGAGTTCTATTATTCGGTGCCACCGGCATGGTCGGCCAGGGCGTGCTGCGCGAGTGCCTGTTGGCGCCCGATGTGCAGGAAGTGGTTGCGGTCGGTCGCACGGCGTTGACCCAGGAGCACGGTAAACTGCACCAGGTGTTGCACAGCGACATGCTGGATTTCCAGCCGCTGGAAAACCTGTTGCAAGGCTTTGATGCGTGCTTCTTCTGCCTGGGTGTTTCGTCGGCGGGCATGGATGAAACCCGGTACACCCATCTCACCTACGACCTGACGTTGGTCGCCGCCAGCACCCTGGCGCGGCTCAATCCACAGATGACGTTTATTTATGTGTCCGGGGCGGGCACAGACAGTTCGGAAACGGGCAAGTCGATGTGGGCGCGGGTCAAGGGCAAGACCGAGAATGCCTTGCTGCGCTTGCCGTTCAAGGCGGTGTATGTGTTCCGGCCGGGCGTCATTCAGCCGTTGCACGGGGCACGTTCGAAGACGCCGCTGTACCAGGCGTTCTATAACGTGCTCGGCCCGTTGCTCTCGTTTGTGCGTCAGATAAAGCCGAGCTGGGTGGTCAGCACCGAGACTGTCGGCCGTGCGATGTTGCAGGCGGTGAGCCATGGCGCGCCGCGGCACGTGGTGGAGCAGGCCGAGATCAATCGCTTGGCGGCTGAGCGTCGCTGA
- a CDS encoding LysR family transcriptional regulator, with the protein MLHKSLVRRLDLITLQLFVAVFEEGTLTRAAAREAIAVSAASKRLMELEQVLGVSLFVRRAKGMDLTAAGETLLHHARQMLFNVEKMGLELGEHSHGVRGYVRMLANLSAIIQFLPEDLRDFSALHPQVKTDLEERPSNGVVQGVLDGVADLGICSSDTDTKGLPSVTYRHDKLVVLMPADHALASREAVAFSETLGSDYVGLHAASSINMRTHAAAREAGQMLRLRIHVPGFDAMCRMVQANMGIGILPQKAYELFGHALGLHAVPLTDAWSNRSLILVVRDEAQLSPVSRLLFDHLSVRV; encoded by the coding sequence ATGCTGCACAAGAGTCTGGTGCGCCGCCTTGACCTGATCACCCTGCAACTGTTCGTCGCGGTGTTCGAAGAGGGGACCCTGACCCGTGCGGCGGCCCGTGAGGCCATCGCGGTGTCGGCGGCCAGCAAGCGCTTGATGGAGCTGGAGCAGGTACTTGGGGTCAGCCTGTTCGTGCGCCGCGCCAAGGGCATGGACCTGACGGCGGCCGGCGAAACCTTGCTGCACCATGCGCGACAGATGCTGTTCAATGTCGAAAAGATGGGGCTTGAACTGGGTGAGCACAGTCATGGCGTGCGCGGCTATGTGCGGATGCTGGCCAACCTCTCGGCAATCATTCAGTTTCTTCCCGAAGACTTGCGCGACTTTTCCGCGTTGCACCCGCAAGTCAAAACCGACCTTGAAGAGCGCCCCAGCAACGGTGTGGTGCAAGGCGTGCTGGATGGCGTGGCGGACCTGGGCATCTGCTCCAGTGATACCGACACCAAAGGCTTGCCCAGCGTGACCTATCGCCACGACAAACTGGTGGTGTTGATGCCCGCCGATCACGCGCTGGCGTCACGTGAAGCCGTGGCTTTCAGCGAGACCCTGGGCAGCGATTATGTCGGCCTGCACGCCGCCAGTTCGATCAATATGCGCACCCATGCCGCCGCGCGCGAGGCCGGCCAGATGCTGCGCCTGCGTATCCATGTGCCGGGGTTCGATGCGATGTGCCGGATGGTCCAGGCGAACATGGGCATCGGCATCCTGCCGCAAAAGGCCTATGAACTGTTCGGCCATGCGCTGGGTTTGCATGCGGTGCCACTGACGGATGCCTGGTCGAACCGCAGCCTGATCCTGGTGGTGCGCGACGAGGCGCAGTTGTCGCCAGTCAGCCGCTTATTGTTTGATCATTTGAGCGTTCGCGTTTAA